GCTCAGGGGATATCAGCGCCTCAAACAGGGGGCCCCTCTGGGAGTTCTTCAGTTAGTAGTTCATTACTAGTTCAATAACTTAACATAATAATAAAAGTCTGCATTTTGCAGGCTTTTATTATTGTTTGTTGAAATTTCTAGGATATTTAAGGATAATATAGTTATAATAATTATTTTCAAGATGAAAGAATACGGAGGTCAAAGATGTTCAACAAGATATCGTTAAGAACTAAAGCTATAATTTTTTCAATAGCATCTATAATTGGAATAGGAATCATAGTTTCAACTGGAATTGAAAATAAAAAAGCTGCTATTAATTTTGAGAAAGCACAACAGGAGGAAAGGATAAATCTTCAAAAGGAAGAAGCCAAAAAAGCTGAAGAAGAGCTTCTGAGAAAAAAGCAGGAGGATGAACAGAAAAAAATAGAAGAGGCGGCTAAAATAGAGGAGAAGCAAAAAAATCTTGAGGAAAAATATGAAAGAAGTCATACTGCGTTCTTCAATAAAAAATATAATGAGTCTATTAAGGCGGCTGACGAAATAATAAGAGAAGATGATAAGTTTTATAAAGCCTATAATATAAAGGGTATAGCGCAATGCTATTCAGGAAAATATTTAGATGGAATGAAGAACATTGATAAAGCTCTAGAAATAAAGCCTGACTATCCCTATGCAAGG
The genomic region above belongs to Clostridium swellfunianum and contains:
- a CDS encoding tetratricopeptide repeat protein, whose product is MFNKISLRTKAIIFSIASIIGIGIIVSTGIENKKAAINFEKAQQEERINLQKEEAKKAEEELLRKKQEDEQKKIEEAAKIEEKQKNLEEKYERSHTAFFNKKYNESIKAADEIIREDDKFYKAYNIKGIAQCYSGKYLDGMKNIDKALEIKPDYPYARFNKALALELYEKLDEALVWYDKALEVENYVWSHYGKASIYGRKGDVLNAVKNLKIAIDMNSSVKEEARKEKDFDNVKDSKEFQDIVK